A single genomic interval of Eurosta solidaginis isolate ZX-2024a chromosome 3, ASM4086904v1, whole genome shotgun sequence harbors:
- the Hydr1 gene encoding protein ABHD1 isoform X1, with protein MLYSLYCYLSNIPRWHVLALALSAYVVYYFIQVVKRPILVCADGPFKEFLQCKVTTLEMKFWPTFWCVESRAQTVFASLLRSQILPNINYKREILTLNDGGEVALDWLVENCSDNAPCIIILPGLTGASQAEYIKCLVRAAINAGMRVVVFNNRGLGGIELKTPRLYCASNCEDLSEVVRHVHKTLPAQCKLGATGISMGGLILGNYLVRHSDEARQYLSAAKIISVPWDVHKGTASIEKPILNSLLGRHLASSLCRTLEKCQIYKDQDIDLDRILSCKTIKEFDALFTSKQFGYAHVDDYYSDATLHNKLHYISVPLLCLSAADDPFQPLDAIPIKAAEECTHVAIVVTARGGHIGFLEGWWPSPKEQYMDRLFAEFFTKALFDEDGHFERTRAELHRRFDSKKIAPLQAPIPQAISYGNKTLLSTEELVEKFMDM; from the exons ATGCTCTACTCACTGTACTGTTATTTATCGAATATTCCACGTTGGCATGTATTGGCTTTAGCGCTTAGCGCCTACGTTGTCTATTATTTCATACAAGTCGTTAAG CGTCCAATACTTGTTTGTGCTGATGGCCCATTCAAAGAGTTCCTACAATGTAAAGTGACAACGCTTGAAATGAAGTTTTGGCCCACATTTTGGTGCGTCGAGAGTCGTGCACAAACCGTATTTGCTAGTTTATTACGAtctcaaattttaccaaatattaattataaaag AGAAATACTTACATTAAATGATGGTGGCGAAGTCGCTTTGGATTGGTTAGTGGAGAATTGCAGTGATAATGCACCCTGTATTATAATTTTACCAGGCTTAACTGGTGCATCACAAGCCGAATACATCAAATGTTTGGTTAGAGCAGCTATAAATGCTGGTATGCGTGTTGTTGTATTTAATAATCGTGGCCTAGGTGGCATTGAATTGAAGACGCCTCGTCTTTACTGCGCCTCCAACTGTGAAGATCTCTCGGAAGTTGTGCGACATGTACATAAAACCCTACCAGCACAATGCAAACTAGGGGCCACTGGCATTTCAATGGGCGGCTTAATTTTAG gAAATTATCTTGTCCGCCATAGCGATGAGGCTCGTCAATATTTATCGGCTGCAAAAATAATTTCGGTACCATGGGATGTTCATAAGG GTACCGCCAGCATAGAAAAACCTATACTTAATAGCTTGCTAGGACGTCATTTGGCCAGCAGTCTTTGTCGTACTCTCGAAAAGTGTCAAATTTATAAAGATCAGGATATTGATTTGGATCGTATTTTGTCC TGTAAAACTATCAAAGAGTTCGATGCCCTCTTTACCTCGAAGCAATTCGGTTATGCCCATGTCGATGATTATTACAGCGATGCAACGTTACATAACAAATTACATTACATATCGGTACCATTGCTATGTCTAAGTGCTGCCGATGATCCATTCCAGCCACTAGACG ctATTCCCATCAAAGCTGCCGAAGAATGTACTCATGTGGCGATTGTTGTGACAGCTCGTGGTGGACATATCGGTTTCCTAGAAGGATGGTGGCCCTCCCCCAAAGAGCAGTATATGGATCGCCTTTTTGCTGAGTTCTTTACGAAGGCGCTATTCGATGAGGATGGTCATTTTGAGCGCACTCGCGCTGAGTTACATCGACGTTTTGATTCCAAAAAAATTGCACCTTTACAAGCACCCATACCGCAGGCGATTTCCTATGGAAATAAAACATTGCTGAGCACAGAAGAACtggtcgaaaaatttatggaTATGTAG
- the Hydr1 gene encoding protein ABHD1 isoform X2, with the protein MKFWPTFWCVESRAQTVFASLLRSQILPNINYKREILTLNDGGEVALDWLVENCSDNAPCIIILPGLTGASQAEYIKCLVRAAINAGMRVVVFNNRGLGGIELKTPRLYCASNCEDLSEVVRHVHKTLPAQCKLGATGISMGGLILGNYLVRHSDEARQYLSAAKIISVPWDVHKGTASIEKPILNSLLGRHLASSLCRTLEKCQIYKDQDIDLDRILSCKTIKEFDALFTSKQFGYAHVDDYYSDATLHNKLHYISVPLLCLSAADDPFQPLDAIPIKAAEECTHVAIVVTARGGHIGFLEGWWPSPKEQYMDRLFAEFFTKALFDEDGHFERTRAELHRRFDSKKIAPLQAPIPQAISYGNKTLLSTEELVEKFMDM; encoded by the exons ATGAAGTTTTGGCCCACATTTTGGTGCGTCGAGAGTCGTGCACAAACCGTATTTGCTAGTTTATTACGAtctcaaattttaccaaatattaattataaaag AGAAATACTTACATTAAATGATGGTGGCGAAGTCGCTTTGGATTGGTTAGTGGAGAATTGCAGTGATAATGCACCCTGTATTATAATTTTACCAGGCTTAACTGGTGCATCACAAGCCGAATACATCAAATGTTTGGTTAGAGCAGCTATAAATGCTGGTATGCGTGTTGTTGTATTTAATAATCGTGGCCTAGGTGGCATTGAATTGAAGACGCCTCGTCTTTACTGCGCCTCCAACTGTGAAGATCTCTCGGAAGTTGTGCGACATGTACATAAAACCCTACCAGCACAATGCAAACTAGGGGCCACTGGCATTTCAATGGGCGGCTTAATTTTAG gAAATTATCTTGTCCGCCATAGCGATGAGGCTCGTCAATATTTATCGGCTGCAAAAATAATTTCGGTACCATGGGATGTTCATAAGG GTACCGCCAGCATAGAAAAACCTATACTTAATAGCTTGCTAGGACGTCATTTGGCCAGCAGTCTTTGTCGTACTCTCGAAAAGTGTCAAATTTATAAAGATCAGGATATTGATTTGGATCGTATTTTGTCC TGTAAAACTATCAAAGAGTTCGATGCCCTCTTTACCTCGAAGCAATTCGGTTATGCCCATGTCGATGATTATTACAGCGATGCAACGTTACATAACAAATTACATTACATATCGGTACCATTGCTATGTCTAAGTGCTGCCGATGATCCATTCCAGCCACTAGACG ctATTCCCATCAAAGCTGCCGAAGAATGTACTCATGTGGCGATTGTTGTGACAGCTCGTGGTGGACATATCGGTTTCCTAGAAGGATGGTGGCCCTCCCCCAAAGAGCAGTATATGGATCGCCTTTTTGCTGAGTTCTTTACGAAGGCGCTATTCGATGAGGATGGTCATTTTGAGCGCACTCGCGCTGAGTTACATCGACGTTTTGATTCCAAAAAAATTGCACCTTTACAAGCACCCATACCGCAGGCGATTTCCTATGGAAATAAAACATTGCTGAGCACAGAAGAACtggtcgaaaaatttatggaTATGTAG